GTCGTTATCAACCACCAACCGAACCATCACATCACTACTTCCAAACAAACATCATCAGGTCCTCATCAACCACCGAACACCACCACTTTACAACAATCAAACAACCACTGTAATCGGTTTACCTCCTACAACCAAACACCACCTGCATCCTCACTATCCCGTCACCTCTCACCACTGTACCCATCACATCCGACCACTGGTACATCGACATAACCAACAGCATAACCCCACACACTGACAGACAACTTTTTGTAACCACTTTCACCACCAACATCACTACCAACAACCACCATCACATCGTCGCTACGCCCCCCCCCACCATTTTTTTATCATCGATTGTGTGTTACCGTTTGTTAGAGAGTAAAGAGTAAAGAAAGAAAAAACAATTGTTGTCCTTGTTTAAatcgtagagagagagagataccaactttttgtttatgATGTTCAAAACCCAAATCTGATTTGGGGAAAATGATGGATGAAAAGATTGCGTGTTATAAAGGGTCTAATATCCAATGGTTTGTAAAATACCCATATTGGGTTTGATTTAAAGGATATAACATGTTAGAAAAAACCAAGATTTTGGACATAAACTGAAATTAAATCTTTTACATTTCATAATTCTAGTAATACAAAGGACACAAAGTGTAATTTACTATAATTTAAACAATATACGTATTGAATCTATTTAGTTTTCATTTAATTTGGTTTTTGTTTAACAATTTGCTTTCACTATTTTGTTTTTTAGAAAGAGCTAAATACGTTgatttgtttaattattttttcTTAACATTATGgtattaattttattaaaaacaaagttgtattcaaaataaagtACATTTTTGTATTGTAAGTTATATACCGAGTGCAAGTACCATACATACTGAACCGAATTCCCACATCATCAACTAAAAAAATTACTAGTTTATAATGTTTAAAAAGCTAAATTAGCTTATGTTATTATATTCATTACATACTATTCTATTAGTCTTAACATTTTTTTTAACGAAAATTTCATTCAAAAAACGGGGAAGGCACAAAACAGATGATTCTTTTTATTTACAAAACCTAAAAAACTTTACTAAAAATTTATCAAATTTAACAATAAACAACTTTGGTGCCCAAACACAAACaaatattattccatatataaattagTAAGTTTTTGATGTATTAGCACTTGTAACTTGTGCTTGGGGAGTTTTccaaaaaaaacttaattttccACTTTCAACTTAAaagttttatcttttacattttaaccccccccctttttacttttaactctaagttttccatcttttataatttaacacaacactttgttatttacaactttggtcccccatactttttatcttttgcaagtttttcgttttacgtttcgttctaaattttgcgagttaacatgtcgtagcgtgcatgcgaggttcaacgtttttgctctatttttttcatatttgacagacccgtcgcaacgcgtccatttttCCCCTTTTGTAAAGTTCGTCGCAACGGGCGGGTCGTAGATaaactaagttattattttctacattTTACGTTTCTgcttaatttcttcgcattaagacactgtaacgggtgtgcatggttcaacgattttagtctaCTTTTCGTTctgtgtaatttttaccattttatctattttatttttacgatgttgagagtcgatgtcgttgtggcattggtactacttggcacggttttacaaacgtttttaacctattaaattttttactaatattttctttcggtttacccctattcttcctttacttaaaaactaatttttgtgtgcatattttatgtaccggtatgtataaatatgatttgttctatATTCCGATGTTAacttttttatagacgagtcaggtcaaatataatacgtttttgtttaaagaaaccatttttacgtgcatatttttacgTACGTTTTgctataaattcaagttgttctacgttttgaggtaaacttttttgggaaatgatttaattcaaatataatatgttttcgtgtttattttatgtatgttttgtaaaatttgtttcgaaccgagtggagtcaaattatggttttttttcctccctttttttcgaaagctctaattaatctcttTCGATTACATGTGTATATTTTCCTTCATACCTGTTACGTTTTCTgtgtatgagttgggtcacatataatacgttatgattgttcgatatgaattccatttactttacgtttgatccaatcacaatgcttatacatgttacactgagttcaactggatacgtcgaaatttgtgttttcatatggttaatgcatcatataacgtttggactaatccattcaatatttacgatgtacccgcgccgcaacgcggacGGGTCTTAACCCTAGTATTTTATCAAGTACCAAATTAATCAAAATAAACTTAACCGGTAGCCTAAACCCCAACAAGCAAGCAAATATCTTGCAGCCTCCAACCGCTCATCACCGCCGTATTAGTCAAAACCCTACCGGAGAAGATGACCACTCTACCGCCAAAGAAGAAACAGAGAAATCGAAAGCCGGCCAAATCAGACGCCGCCGGACAACGAGCACGACTTGACTCCCTCCGGTGGACCTCATCTCTTCCCGACGACGGTGACGATCCGTTCTCCGCTTTCGCCGGATTAAATGACTTCGAAGGAGGTTCGTGTTTGCTTTAGCATTAACTAATTGTGACTTTTTTGCTGATATGTTAGGGTTTATCGGTTTACAGCTCATTATCTAGTTAATTGCTAATGAGTGATTGGATATATTACAAATGagagatttagggttttaggttACGTGAATTTAGTTCATTTTATTTGTAAACAAGTATTGTTGTCTTCTTGATGTATTATATTTGTTAGTTTTAGAGATTAGTGTtaagctatgcagttaatgcggtaaaatatcagatatcggtcaaggaccgatatttgaaatataggttatctcggtgagatattggtgggatatcggtaattttaatataatgcagaatttatatatatagcaatttaacaccaataattcagtgatatatcggttatatcagtcaaatatcggtcaatattgccgataatatcggtaccgatattttactaaggggccgatatgaccgatataaccgatatatcaccgatattaactgcataggtaTTAAGTTAATTTCGTCTGAACGTATTGTAGAAAGGAAAGAGACTGGAATATAGTGAATGTTGAAGTGTTTGTAGGTTGTTAAACATAGATTTAAGTATCGTTGAAATGTTATTTGTTTATTACTTTCTTTTGCTTAGTTTACATTTACACCATAGTAGATGAAGGCGTTCGGCACATTCATGGCGTGACGGATGAGCCTGTCGTCAAGGCGCAAGGTGCTTAAAAAGCGAGGCCTGAGCTAAGCAATGCACACAGTATAAATAAGCCATTTTTAGCTGTTTTAGGCTGGTTCTAGGTCATCTTTAGCTGTTTCAGACCTGTGCATATCGGTTTTTGTTGCATGATTTGGCCGGAATTTGCGCTTGTGTGCCTTGATGGATGCAAGGCATTATTGCTGCGCTTTGACTACTATGGTTTACACCCTTACTTTCTTCAAAGATTTTGTCTTTACACAAGGCTTATGTTGTCTTATAAAAATGGGTATAAATGATGGGTTGTTGATAAATTTTTTAGTTGAATCTTTGGCTTTGTTGCTGCAGGTGTTTTGTCTCTTGACGAGATTGATGCGTCCGAGTATGGATTGGAGCTTCTTGAAGGAATTTCAAAAGGAGGGAAAAAACAGAAAAAAGAAACAAAGCGGAAACGCAAAGAGAGTAATGGTGATGAAGTTATGGAACCGGAGGATGCAGATGGTGAGACTGTAAAGGAGGTTAAAAAGagcaagaagaaaaagaagaagaaaacaaagaaagctAAGAAGCCCGAGGAATCTAACGACAATGAAGAAGAACCAGTTAATGGTAACCGACAGTTTAGTTTCAAATTGTTATTTTTACAGTTGCAGTGTAAGATATTATTAAGTTCTTTTTCCCTAAAACAGTTGCAAATACCAATGACAAAACTGATGTTGAAATTGCTGAAGAAGATGAGGTTGATGACTCTGAGTATCATGCATGGTATGAACTAAGGCTTCATCCATTGCTTATGAAATCAATATGCAGGCTCAAGTTCAAGGAGCCGACACCTATACAGAAAGCTTGTATACCCGCAGGCGCTCATCAGGGAAAGGTTAGCATAGGAAACTACGGTCTAATTTTTTTTACCATTATACTTGCTTCTTTTTGATCATTTTTTTTATAGGATGTCATTGGGGCTGCAGAGACTGGGTCTGGTAAAACACTAGCATTTGGAATACCGATTTTACAACGTCTTcttgaagaaagagagaaatTCGAGAGGCAAGCTGCAGAAAGAGGTCAAGCGGATGAAAAAATTGTTTCCAAAGGTTTTCTAAGAGCGCTTATTATTACTCCTACTAGAGAGCTTGCACTTCAGGTACTTGTAATTTCATACATTTTACTGTATTTTTCGCTCGTCTTTCTGAATCTCGATAACTTTtgtgattcttttttttttttttttgtatatttagGTTACTGATCATATGAAGCAAGTGGCGATAGGGACTGATGTTAAGGTTGTCCCTATTGTTGGTGGAATGTCAACAGAAAAGCAAGAACGGCTTCTGAAAGGAAGGCCTGAAATCGTTGTCGGAACTCCAGGGAGGCTATGGGAACTAATGTCAGGTGGAGAAATTCATCTTGTTGAGGTATGTTGGAGACTTCCTATGTGTAAAGGATAACAGTTAGAACAACAtaagtagggctgcaaacgaactaaACGTTCAgcgaaccgttcggcgggaagtttgtttaataaatgaaataCCTCGAACAAAAAAattgttcgtttagttaaatgaacgaacatgaacagaggccgcTTTTGTTCACTTATGTTTGTGAACGTTTGGTTACGTGTTTGTTTTTGTTCAATGTGTTCAATAGTTTGTTAGTgcttttaattttatatttaatttaaatacttcaaatttGACAAAGAAAATATTTAATTAGTATCACTGTATTATATATTCTTGTATATTCtattcatgaacgcttgtttgtgttcgtttgtttttaTTTGTGTTTATGAACATTAGAATGTATTCATgaatgttcgtttgcgttcatTACCTAAAAATCTAacattaacaaacgaacatgaacacgttcatttacttaacgaacgaacacgaacagaaaACCTTGTTCgttaagtgttcatgaacagttcgtgaacacatatatttccttaacaaacaaacatgaacaaggccttgttcgtgtttgttgaGTTCATTTTGCAGCCCTAAACATAAGTTAAAATCTTGCTTTAGTCATCTTTACTATTTTCACAGTAAAAATTACGCTTGCCTATAACTTTGATTTGTTGATGAATATTGCAGTTGCATTCATTGTCATTCTTTGTGCTGGATGAGGCTGACCGGATGATAGATAACGGTCATTTTCAAGAGTTGCAGTCAATTATCGACATGCTTCCGATGGTCAGAGAAGGACACGCGGAGGATACTGAAAACTGCGTGACAGCTTCTGGCTTTCAAAGGAAGAAAAGACAGACTTTCGTGTTTTCTGCTACCATTGCCTTATCTTCTGATTTCAGGAAAAAGCTTAAACGTGGATCCGGGAAAACAAAACAAGACGGTGAACTAAATTCAATCGAAGCTCTTTCTGAACGAGCTGGAATGCGGTCTAATGCTGCAGTTATTGATCTGACGAATGCATCAATTATGGCAAATAATCTTGAGGAGTCATTCATCGAGTATGTACTTTTCTTTCCCTTTTTTTGGGCATGAAGACAACATCTTTTCGAATGATATAGTGTCGAATATAGCTACAATGGggtttttttatttggtttttgtcttttttttttgtgtaCGTCAACTCAAATTTCAGCATTCACACTTACACCCCTTGGTtatttaaaatcttttataaaatGTCATTTTGACCCCCTCAAGTTTTACGTGCTAATTGTTATGTACATggttcaaatataatatgttttcgtgcttatttttatgtacgttttttgTTGGTCTACGTTTTTCACATAAATTTTG
Above is a window of Helianthus annuus cultivar XRQ/B chromosome 14, HanXRQr2.0-SUNRISE, whole genome shotgun sequence DNA encoding:
- the LOC110908454 gene encoding DEAD-box ATP-dependent RNA helicase 13, with amino-acid sequence MTTLPPKKKQRNRKPAKSDAAGQRARLDSLRWTSSLPDDGDDPFSAFAGLNDFEGGVLSLDEIDASEYGLELLEGISKGGKKQKKETKRKRKESNGDEVMEPEDADGETVKEVKKSKKKKKKKTKKAKKPEESNDNEEEPVNVANTNDKTDVEIAEEDEVDDSEYHAWYELRLHPLLMKSICRLKFKEPTPIQKACIPAGAHQGKDVIGAAETGSGKTLAFGIPILQRLLEEREKFERQAAERGQADEKIVSKGFLRALIITPTRELALQVTDHMKQVAIGTDVKVVPIVGGMSTEKQERLLKGRPEIVVGTPGRLWELMSGGEIHLVELHSLSFFVLDEADRMIDNGHFQELQSIIDMLPMVREGHAEDTENCVTASGFQRKKRQTFVFSATIALSSDFRKKLKRGSGKTKQDGELNSIEALSERAGMRSNAAVIDLTNASIMANNLEESFIECKEEDKDAYLYYILSVHGQGRTIVFCTSIAALRHLSSLMKILNVNVWTLHAQMQQRARLKAIDRFRGSEHGILIATDVAARGLDIPGVRTVVHYQLPHSAEVYVHRSGRTARASADGCSIALISPKETSKFASLCRSFSKESFKQFPIEASYMPEVLKRLSLARQIDRVLRKESQDKADKSWFQRNAESIELIVDENDSDDETANKIRKKKASSAQLKKLQQELSSLLSRPLQPKTFSSRYLAGAGISPLLQQQFEELAKQKLSDFGNAGDTNKKRKMVVIGQDCVEPLQALRSSGQEISMDTKGAAEKRRNLDNLRRKRKEDKKRLHDQKRKERKRLKAGGD